The DNA window ATAAGAGATAGGCATGTAACAATTCCATTATTTAAGAGTCAGCATCCGCTGCTAATTTAGGAAGGAATCTAGCAGTGGCTATATTATTCAGCACTGCTAGCTTATTCGGTTATTATACTCGTATCGAGTCTAATGGCACGGCAACAATAAACAACCTTACATTGTTATTCAGAACTTGAGCTTGAATTTATCTTAAAGTCATAACCAGTAAGGTGAGCGTAATGAGTCAAGTATACTGTCGCTAGTACTTTTGCTTCACGTACGTATTTATCCGCAGATTCAGGTTCTTGAACTGCTAAACGTAAAATAGAACCTACGGTACGCGGTAAAATAACCGAGATCATTTTAATTTGTTCGCTACTAATATCATCAGATACAATACTCGTCATTTGCTTTTGAATAACAGCAGAATGAAAATCGAGTGCTGACTGGTCGATACTTTTAAGTTCAGGTAATGAGTCAACACCCGACCAAACCGCCATGTAGCCAGGTTCTTTACGGTAAAACTCAGCGTATGTCTCAATGACTAGTTCAATACGTTCTTCAAGCGGCAAATCATTTGGCACCGCAGAGAAGCGTAATTGCAGCGCTTGTAAATGACGCTCAGCGAGCGCTCGGATAATCGATGCTTTGTTCGGAAAATAACGATATAACGATGTTCTCGTTAAACCCGATGCCTTAGCAATATCTGAAGGCGTCGCATTAGCAATACCAATCTCATCAAATAAGGCTGCTGCTGAATCAATAATTTGCTTTACTCTTTCAAGGCTTCTTTCTTGTCTAGGAAGATTTCGTTGTGTTGTATTATTATCTGTCATATGCCCCTCTTACTGCTATACAAATTAAATGATAAAAATGAGATTAGATAAGCTTAGTCGCAGCCACTAGCCACATAAATAAATTTTATAATTATTAATGAATTCCGAAATAAAACAATAAGTTACTTTATAGATTTAAATCCCTATTAAATCCAAAGGTAGAGCTTGAACTCTAGTTAATCATAACGTAATTAATGAGTAAATTGCAGATGAAATGTACATATTTTAATCTACTTTATGCATTTAAATTCATGACTCTATGTTACCTATAACATAATGCATTGATATGACTTAACTTTCATTGGTCTTGGCAAAAAAAATCTGGGCATCAGGGTCAACTAATTTTTATAAATATTTAAGTGTAACCCGTTGCGTAAGCTTAGTTACGAGTTCATATGCAATGGTTCCTATGTGTTCTGCCACTAATTCTGCTGGTAAACCGGCCCCCCACATAATCACTTTATCACCCACTTTATCTTCGCATTCGGCACCTAAATTAACCGTTAACATATCCATAGATACCCGGCCAACAATCGGCACAATACGGCCATTAATTAATACAGGTGTTCCTTCTGGCGCCATACGTGGGTAACCATCACCGTAGCCTACAGCAACAATGCCTAAGCGTGTATCTTCCGACGCATTCCAGATACCGCCATAACCTGTCGTTTCACCTTTTTTAATATCGTGTACTGCAATTAAATCTGTGGTTAAGGTCATCACTGGCTTTAAACCATGCTCTACCGCTGTAGCGCCGATCATCGGTGAAACACCATACAGCATAATACCTGGACGGATCCATTCTCGACGTGCGGCAGGCCAAGCCAAAACCCCCGCAGAGTTAGCAATAGAGTGCTCACCTTCTTCACCAGCAACTAATTCATCAAATAAATCAATTTGGCGTTGGGTGATACTTGGATCTGCTTCATCAGCACAACTAAAATGCGTCATTAACCGTGCTGGTTGCACTACATTAGTATTATTCTTTAATCGCTCAATTGCACGTTTACAGTTGTTAGGACGAATGCCCAAACGATGCATACCGGTATCCATTTTCAACCAAACATGAATAGGGGCATCTAAATCTGCTTGCTCTAGTTCATCAAGTTGTTGTTCAATATGAACCGATGTTTGGATATTATTCGCCACTAAGATCGGTAATTCATCTGTCGAAAAAAAACCTTCAAGCAGTAAGATTGGTTTTACAATACCACCACTACGCAGTGTGAGAGCCTCTTCAACCCGAGCAACTGCAAATGCATCAACCGCTTTAAGCGCGCTTGCGACTGCAAGTAGTCCATGCCCATAAGCATTTGCTTTAACAACAGCCATTATTTTACTGTTGGGGGCAATTTTTTTTATCTGTTTAACGTTATGCTGCAATGACTGCAAACATATTTCAGCCGTTGCTGAACGCATAGCTATTCCTTAATAATCATCATCATAAGCAGGACCAGTAAAATTATCAAAACGCGAGAATTGACCATTAAAGGTCAGTCTAACTTTACCAATAGGGCCGTTACGTTGTTTACCGATAATAATTTCGGCGGTACCTTTATCAGGAGAGTCATCGTTATAAACTTCATCACGATAAATAAACATAATTAAATCGGCATCCTGCTCAATAGAGCCTGATTCACGAAGGTCTGAGTTAACTGGACGCTTATCCGCACGTTGCTCCAACGAGCGGTTCAACTGAGATAAGGCAATCACAGGACATTTAAGTTCCTTAGCAAGGGACTTCAATGAACGAGAGATTTCGGCAATCTCCAAGGTTCTGTTTTCACTTAATGCAGGTACGCGCATTAATTGTAGGTAGTCAATCATGATCATACTGATGCCACCATGATCACGTGCAATACGACGTGATCGCGAGCGTACTTCGGTCGGAGTCAAACCAGAACTGTCATCAATGTACATTTTCCCCTGCTCAAGCATGCTCTTCATGGTCGCAGACAAACGCGCCCAATCATCATCATCTAATTGACCAGTACGTACTTTGGTTTGGTTAATTTTACCGAGTGACGCGAGCATACGCATCATAATCTGTTCCGCAGGCATTTCTAGTGAAAAAATAACCGCTGGTTTATCTTGATTTAACGCCGCGTGCTCACATAAATTCATCGCAAAAGTCGTTTTACCCATAGATGGCCTAGCTGCGACAATAATCAAATCTGATGGTTGGAAGCCGGTGGTCATGGCATCAAGATCATTATAACCCGACGCAACCCCCGTCACACCATCATGCGGAGTTTGATAAAGCTCTTCAATTTTATCAACAGTTTCTTGCAATACGCTTTCTAAGTTCTTCGGACCTTGACCTTCGCTCTGTCTTGATTCTGCAATTTGGAATACTTTGCTTTCCGCTAAATCAAGTAGGTCGGTACTTTTACGCCCTTGTGGCTCATAACCTGATTCACTGATATCGCTGGCTACCGCAATAAGTTCACGTATCACAGCTCGTTCACGCACAATGTTGGCATAAGCAGTAATGTTTGACGCACTTGGGGTATTCTTAACAATATCACCCAGATACGCAAAACCACCTGCATCATCAAGTAATTCTTCATTATCTAGCCATTCGGAAACGGTAATAATATCCAGTGGAATATGTTGGTCCACCAGCTTTGCCATTGCTTCGAAGATAAGTTGATGTGGGCGACTGTAAAAATCTTTTGCTACAATAAATTCGGTTACACGATCCCAGGCTTCATTATCAATGAATAAGCCACCTAAAACCGATTGCTCAGCCTCAAACGAATGCGGCGGCACTTTTAGCGCATCAACAGCACTGTCTTTTCTATTTTTATCTTTTGAAAACTGATTTTGAAACTGGTTTTGACGTTTTTCGGCCATGCTAGCACTCACGAAATTTAGTGTGATTAACCATTATCCTAAAAATATCCCTGTAGGGGAAATGAAATAACCAGAGAAGTGGGAAAAATTTATATGAAGAAATCGTTTGCTAATTTTTTGGTTAATAAAAAAGCCCCACAATGAGGCTTATGTGCTTATTAACGTAACGGTTAACTCAATACTATTTAAGGCTTGAGAAATACGCTGCTACGTTATTAATATCAGCATCAGATAGTGCGGCAGCTTGACCTCCCATCACAGGTGCCATACCGCCAGTACGTTGACCCGCTTTGTATGCTTTTAATGCATTAACTAAATACATTTCTTTCTGACCCGCTAAATTTGGGTACATAGGAACAGCAGAAATACCTGACGCACCATGACAAGCTGCACACACGACTGCTTTGGCTTTACCAGCAGCAACATCACCCGCAGCCATAGATAAAGAAGGTACTAAACATGCTAACGCAACGATCATTGTTGTAATTTTTTTCATCATATACTCACTAATTGCATCCTGCTTTGAAGCAGTGTAAGGGTTAATTTTATTATTTTTACAAATATTAGACCTCATACTCGAAAAATGAAAGTATTGGGACTATAAATGGCTGACTTAACTTAATTTTTGTGAACTACACTCTCTATAAACGCTCGGTGTTTTTCCTGTCCAACGCTTAAAACTACGAAAAAAAGAACGCGCTTCACTAAATCCTAACTGCATGGCAATATCATCTACCGCCATCTGTGTTTCAATTAAATACTGCTGAGCCAGTGATAAACGCGCCTCATCCAATAATTTCTGATAACTGGTTTGCTCTTGCTGCAATTTCCGCTGTAGTGTTCTTTCACTCATGTTTAACTGCCCAGCGACCATATCTTTGCGGGTAATGCCCTTCGATAATAAAATACGAATAATATCTTTAACTTGGACACTAAAACTGTGTGTATCACCAAGGGCAGAAACTTGTCCAGCGGCATGTAACTCAAGGGTTTTCAATAAATTATGATCAGGTTGCCGTAACGGAATATCAAGATATTCACGCGGCAAAATAAGACTATTACTTGGTTGTGAAAATAGTACTGGACAAGAAAATACCTGCTGATAGTGATGTATAAGTTCTGGCGCTGGTGCTGCTCGTTGCAGGTGTACTTCCAACGGCCCTAAATCTTGCCCTGACAACCAGCGAACATAAGCAAGCCAAGAAGCAAATACATTATCGACCATTTGATCCCGCACATCTTCAAATGTATAAGCACAATGCCAATTGATACATAGCTGCTTAGATTGATAATTAATTGAAGTTACGCCCATGTCGCCCACCAATTTTTCATAAGGTTGGATACGTTCAAGTGCTTGCTCAAGCGTCGCACACGTCATCGTGATATAACCCAGTACACTGTACGAGCTCGGCTCAACAAAGGCACCACTTTTCAATCCGAATAAGGGGTCATCAGTAGCTATAATAAGGTTGGCCAAAAATGCCTGTAATTGCTCACCAGCGATACGCTCACTTTCTTGGGCAAGTGTTGCCACAGTGATATTACTGCGTGACAATAACGCCGGTACATCGATATCCAACGTTTCCACATAGCGTAAATACTGCTTTATTACTGGCACTGATACTGAACCTAGCCCTACCATAACTGAATCATCCTTATTCAATACGTATTTATGAGTATAACGAGCTTTACCCTGAGGTATTGTGAGTTAGTCCTAATTTGATACTTATGTTGGCTTAATACGACAATGCTATCAACCGTACTTTACATCTAAACTAGATGACATACCGTAATATTACAGAGGAAGATGAGATTATGAAACGTTGGAATGGTTGGGGCGATGAAGCCAATAAATTAGATCTACCGAGTACTGCTGATGCATTTTTACTTTCAAAAGTAGGGGCAACAACACCACTCATCGATGCGCAGCTTGAGGAGGTGATGAAACAAGTACCAGCCTCCCGGTTGCCCAAACACCCGTTATTTAATCTCGATTCTGAAGTACGTATTCGTCACGCTAGGGGGCAGAGTTTACCGGACTGGTTAGCCATGCGCAGTGGTGATTTTGAATATTTCCCGGATGGCGTCGCCTTTCCAGAAAACAGTGATGATTTAGTCGAGATCCTTCACTTTTGTCAACAACACAATATCCTCGTCATCCCCTATGGTGGCGGTACCAGTGTAGCAGGTCATATCAACCCATTTGCATCCGAACACGCTATTTTAACTGTCGATATGGGGCGTATGAATCGGCTCATTGCACTCGATACCGAAAGCCAGCTCGCCACATTTGGCGCAGGAACACCGGGACCACAAGTCGAAGCACAGTTACGTGCGCAAGGTTATACTTTAGGGCACTTCCCGCAATCTTTCGAACTTTCAACCATTGGCGGCTGGGTAGTCACGCGATCGAGTGGTCAACAGTCTTTACGTTATGGCCGCATTGAAGAACTATTTGCC is part of the Moritella viscosa genome and encodes:
- a CDS encoding HTH-type transcriptional regulator, AraC family — translated: MVGLGSVSVPVIKQYLRYVETLDIDVPALLSRSNITVATLAQESERIAGEQLQAFLANLIIATDDPLFGLKSGAFVEPSSYSVLGYITMTCATLEQALERIQPYEKLVGDMGVTSINYQSKQLCINWHCAYTFEDVRDQMVDNVFASWLAYVRWLSGQDLGPLEVHLQRAAPAPELIHHYQQVFSCPVLFSQPSNSLILPREYLDIPLRQPDHNLLKTLELHAAGQVSALGDTHSFSVQVKDIIRILLSKGITRKDMVAGQLNMSERTLQRKLQQEQTSYQKLLDEARLSLAQQYLIETQMAVDDIAMQLGFSEARSFFRSFKRWTGKTPSVYRECSSQKLS
- a CDS encoding HTH-type transcriptional regulator, TetR family encodes the protein MTDNNTTQRNLPRQERSLERVKQIIDSAAALFDEIGIANATPSDIAKASGLTRTSLYRYFPNKASIIRALAERHLQALQLRFSAVPNDLPLEERIELVIETYAEFYRKEPGYMAVWSGVDSLPELKSIDQSALDFHSAVIQKQMTSIVSDDISSEQIKMISVILPRTVGSILRLAVQEPESADKYVREAKVLATVYLTHYAHLTGYDFKINSSSSSE
- the alr gene encoding alanine racemase — encoded protein: MRSATAEICLQSLQHNVKQIKKIAPNSKIMAVVKANAYGHGLLAVASALKAVDAFAVARVEEALTLRSGGIVKPILLLEGFFSTDELPILVANNIQTSVHIEQQLDELEQADLDAPIHVWLKMDTGMHRLGIRPNNCKRAIERLKNNTNVVQPARLMTHFSCADEADPSITQRQIDLFDELVAGEEGEHSIANSAGVLAWPAARREWIRPGIMLYGVSPMIGATAVEHGLKPVMTLTTDLIAVHDIKKGETTGYGGIWNASEDTRLGIVAVGYGDGYPRMAPEGTPVLINGRIVPIVGRVSMDMLTVNLGAECEDKVGDKVIMWGAGLPAELVAEHIGTIAYELVTKLTQRVTLKYL
- the dnaB gene encoding replicative DNA helicase → MAEKRQNQFQNQFSKDKNRKDSAVDALKVPPHSFEAEQSVLGGLFIDNEAWDRVTEFIVAKDFYSRPHQLIFEAMAKLVDQHIPLDIITVSEWLDNEELLDDAGGFAYLGDIVKNTPSASNITAYANIVRERAVIRELIAVASDISESGYEPQGRKSTDLLDLAESKVFQIAESRQSEGQGPKNLESVLQETVDKIEELYQTPHDGVTGVASGYNDLDAMTTGFQPSDLIIVAARPSMGKTTFAMNLCEHAALNQDKPAVIFSLEMPAEQIMMRMLASLGKINQTKVRTGQLDDDDWARLSATMKSMLEQGKMYIDDSSGLTPTEVRSRSRRIARDHGGISMIMIDYLQLMRVPALSENRTLEIAEISRSLKSLAKELKCPVIALSQLNRSLEQRADKRPVNSDLRESGSIEQDADLIMFIYRDEVYNDDSPDKGTAEIIIGKQRNGPIGKVRLTFNGQFSRFDNFTGPAYDDDY
- a CDS encoding cytochrome c-552; translated protein: MMKKITTMIVALACLVPSLSMAAGDVAAGKAKAVVCAACHGASGISAVPMYPNLAGQKEMYLVNALKAYKAGQRTGGMAPVMGGQAAALSDADINNVAAYFSSLK